One genomic window of Dysgonomonas mossii includes the following:
- a CDS encoding YicC/YloC family endoribonuclease: MIQSMTGFGKSTAELHKRKITVEVKSLNSKQLDLSVRLPNLYKEHEMEIRNLLSRQLERGKVDFLIYIENIGSETATQINQSIIEGYYNQIKESCEKLGVAVPQDWFQVLLRLPDVLKYEAQEVDEEEWLMVSNVISEAIDQLHAFRKQEGAMLQKLFEEKISNIKTLLTDIEPFEAERVDKIKGRISEALQKIEDFDYDKNRFEQEMIYYIEKLDINEEKNRLNNHLKYFLETMTSGSGQGKKLGFIAQEIGREVNTMGSKSNHAEMQQVVVKMKDELEQIKEQVLNVL, translated from the coding sequence ATGATACAATCAATGACTGGTTTTGGCAAATCAACTGCTGAACTTCATAAAAGGAAAATTACTGTTGAAGTAAAATCCTTAAATAGTAAACAACTCGATTTATCGGTACGTTTACCAAATCTGTATAAAGAGCACGAAATGGAAATCCGCAATCTACTATCTCGCCAACTAGAGCGAGGAAAGGTAGATTTTCTCATATATATAGAAAACATAGGCAGCGAAACTGCTACACAGATCAATCAAAGTATCATAGAAGGATATTATAATCAGATCAAAGAATCTTGCGAGAAATTGGGAGTTGCTGTTCCTCAAGATTGGTTTCAGGTCTTGCTACGTTTACCTGACGTGTTGAAGTATGAAGCACAGGAAGTAGATGAAGAAGAATGGCTTATGGTATCGAATGTTATCAGCGAAGCAATTGATCAGTTGCATGCATTCCGTAAGCAGGAAGGCGCAATGCTTCAGAAGCTATTCGAAGAAAAAATATCTAACATAAAAACCCTTCTGACCGATATAGAACCGTTCGAAGCAGAACGTGTAGACAAAATAAAAGGTCGTATATCAGAAGCCCTACAAAAAATAGAGGATTTCGATTATGATAAAAACCGTTTCGAACAGGAGATGATTTATTATATCGAAAAGCTTGATATAAACGAAGAAAAGAATCGTTTGAACAACCACCTTAAATATTTTCTGGAAACAATGACATCAGGATCAGGACAAGGTAAAAAGCTTGGTTTTATCGCTCAGGAAATAGGACGTGAAGTAAACACGATGGGCTCAAAATCGAACCATGCCGAGATGCAGCAGGTTGTTGTGAAAATGAAAGATGAGCTCGAGCAAATAAAAGAGCAGGTGTTGAACGTATTGTAA
- a CDS encoding DUF5004 domain-containing protein — protein sequence MKLRKILGLALCASIFSFGAMSCSDDDNKDNGNDVSVISGTWKHTKTDAEVEVTKPEIKEKVVAAIKEMNDAANNVYAFKLDSTFKAKIAINKEMVEIEGKYTLKDNILTLKHEQSLQALSYKNTDIIASEDVKEKVAEKLEIDKADIKKAIRVDTFSKITK from the coding sequence ATGAAACTTAGAAAGATTCTAGGATTAGCTTTGTGCGCTTCTATTTTTAGTTTTGGTGCTATGTCGTGTAGCGATGACGACAATAAAGACAACGGTAATGATGTATCTGTGATTTCCGGCACATGGAAACATACAAAAACGGATGCCGAAGTAGAGGTTACTAAGCCGGAGATAAAAGAAAAAGTAGTAGCTGCGATTAAAGAAATGAATGATGCTGCAAATAATGTATATGCATTCAAACTCGACAGCACATTCAAAGCCAAGATAGCTATCAACAAGGAAATGGTAGAAATAGAAGGTAAATACACATTGAAAGATAATATCCTAACACTGAAGCATGAGCAAAGTTTACAAGCATTATCTTATAAAAACACTGATATTATTGCTTCGGAAGATGTAAAAGAAAAGGTTGCGGAAAAACTGGAAATAGACAAAGCCGATATCAAGAAAGCCATACGAGTTGATACATTCAGCAAGATAACAAAATAA
- the nadD gene encoding nicotinate (nicotinamide) nucleotide adenylyltransferase, protein MKIGIFSGSFNPIHVGHLILANYIVEYTDIEEVWLLVSPLNPLKSEDDLSDKYVRLEMTKLALEGYPKIKASDFEFDLPKPSYTINTLDALKGKYPEHDFTLVIGADNWAIFESWHETDKILENYKLKIYPRLGFRIKIPDRLKQKVEALDSPIIEVSSTFIREGIEAGKNMRPFLTENVYDYIIEKGLYKHYKNEL, encoded by the coding sequence ATGAAGATAGGCATATTCTCCGGCTCATTCAACCCTATTCACGTAGGGCATCTTATTCTGGCAAACTACATTGTAGAATATACCGATATAGAAGAAGTCTGGCTGCTAGTAAGCCCTCTTAATCCTTTAAAATCGGAGGATGATCTCTCGGATAAATATGTACGCTTAGAAATGACGAAGCTGGCTTTAGAAGGATATCCCAAAATAAAGGCGAGTGACTTCGAGTTCGATCTGCCCAAACCATCATATACAATCAATACACTGGATGCTTTGAAAGGAAAGTATCCCGAGCATGACTTCACGCTCGTTATTGGAGCCGACAATTGGGCTATTTTCGAAAGCTGGCATGAAACGGATAAGATTCTGGAGAATTATAAGCTTAAGATATATCCTCGCTTAGGCTTCCGGATAAAAATACCCGATAGGCTAAAGCAAAAGGTAGAAGCGTTAGACTCGCCAATCATAGAAGTATCATCTACCTTCATACGTGAGGGTATAGAGGCTGGTAAGAACATGCGTCCTTTTCTTACAGAAAACGTATATGACTATATTATAGAAAAAGGACTATATAAACACTATAAAAATGAGCTATAA
- the uvrA gene encoding excinuclease ABC subunit UvrA yields the protein MAAEKNIFIKGARVNNLKNIDVEIPRNKFIVITGVSGSGKSSLAFDTLYAEGQRRYVESLSSYARQFLGRMNKPESDYIKGIPPAIAIEQRVSARNPRSTVGTSTEIYEYLRLLFARIGKTVSPVSGEVVKKHQVSDIVEKMLSFPEDTRLAILTKIILRNDRTLTEQLEILLKEGFSRVEISGQFERIEDLIASKKELNPDNLLLLIDRLTCDKDSANISRFSESIETAFYEGEGDCIVRFYTGDKIQMFNFSKHFEADGIQFEEPSDLMFSFNSPVGACPVCEGFGKVMGIDEDLVIPNKGLSVYEDAVVCWKGEKMSEWKKEFIQSAARYDFPIHRPYFELSDKEKDLLWHGTIGLHGIDAFFQMVEENQYKIQYRVMLARYRGKTTCPSCKGARLKPQALYVKVAGKTIADLVLMPITELQEFFQNLELDETDAAIAKRLLTDINVRVQYLVNVGLGYLTLNRLSNSLSGGESQRINLATSLGSSLVGSLYILDEPSIGLHSRDTDLLINVLQELKAIGNTVVVVEHDEEIIRAADYIIDIGPKAGRLGGEVVYQGDVDGLRKHTDSYTVRYLNGEEKIEVPKIRRKWNNYIEVKGARQNNLKNINVKFPLNVMTVITGVSGSGKSSLVTDVLYTALERHYKGKGDQIVQYNGLEGDLNLIKEIEMVDQNPIGRSSRSNPVTYIKAYDEIRKLFAEQPLAKQMHFTPAYFSFNVEGGRCEECAGEGKILVEMQFMADVMLECEVCKGRRFKQDILDVQYRGVNIYEVLEMTIDQAIEFFEGGKGNTEKKIVKRLKPLQDVGLGYVKLGQSSSSLSGGENQRVKLAFHLADEKPEPTFFIFDEPTTGLHFHDIKTLLKAFDSMIKRGHTIVIIEHNMDVIKYADHIIDIGPEGGKDGGNIVCEGTPEQVVECKESYTGRFLKEKLNQ from the coding sequence ATGGCAGCAGAAAAAAATATTTTCATAAAAGGAGCAAGGGTTAACAACCTAAAAAATATAGATGTCGAAATCCCTCGAAATAAATTTATTGTTATCACAGGTGTTTCGGGTTCAGGAAAATCTTCTTTGGCATTTGATACACTCTATGCGGAGGGACAACGCCGTTATGTAGAGAGCCTATCGTCATACGCCCGTCAGTTTCTTGGCAGGATGAACAAACCCGAAAGTGACTATATTAAAGGGATTCCACCTGCGATAGCCATCGAACAACGAGTGAGTGCACGCAATCCCCGCTCAACAGTAGGGACATCTACAGAAATATACGAATACCTGCGATTACTATTTGCCCGCATCGGAAAGACCGTATCTCCGGTATCAGGCGAAGTGGTGAAAAAGCATCAGGTAAGCGACATTGTAGAAAAGATGCTCTCCTTCCCCGAAGATACCCGTTTAGCCATATTGACTAAGATAATCCTTCGGAACGACAGAACACTGACCGAACAGTTGGAGATATTACTCAAAGAAGGATTCTCCAGAGTTGAAATCTCAGGTCAATTTGAGCGGATAGAAGATTTAATAGCCTCAAAGAAAGAATTAAACCCGGATAATCTGCTTCTTCTGATCGACCGCCTTACATGTGATAAAGATTCTGCCAATATCAGTCGTTTTTCGGAATCCATAGAAACAGCTTTTTACGAAGGAGAAGGGGATTGTATCGTCCGCTTTTATACGGGTGATAAAATCCAAATGTTCAATTTTTCTAAACATTTCGAAGCTGATGGAATTCAATTTGAAGAACCCAGCGATCTGATGTTTAGCTTCAACAGTCCTGTAGGTGCTTGTCCTGTATGCGAAGGATTTGGAAAAGTAATGGGTATTGACGAAGATCTGGTTATCCCCAACAAAGGCTTGTCTGTTTATGAAGATGCTGTCGTATGCTGGAAAGGTGAAAAAATGAGCGAATGGAAAAAGGAGTTCATCCAATCTGCAGCCCGCTATGATTTTCCCATACACAGACCTTACTTTGAACTATCGGATAAAGAAAAAGACCTATTGTGGCACGGTACTATAGGACTACATGGGATTGACGCATTTTTTCAGATGGTTGAAGAAAACCAGTACAAGATTCAATATCGTGTTATGCTGGCTCGCTATCGTGGAAAAACTACATGCCCTTCGTGTAAAGGAGCACGGCTAAAACCTCAAGCTCTGTATGTAAAAGTGGCAGGAAAGACAATCGCTGATTTGGTTCTGATGCCTATTACAGAATTACAAGAGTTTTTCCAGAACTTAGAATTGGACGAAACAGACGCTGCAATTGCCAAACGCCTATTGACTGATATAAATGTACGAGTTCAGTACCTCGTTAATGTAGGACTGGGCTATCTTACCTTGAACCGTCTTTCGAATTCATTGTCAGGCGGAGAGAGCCAACGTATCAATTTAGCAACATCTCTCGGCAGCAGCCTTGTGGGCTCGTTATATATATTAGATGAGCCAAGTATCGGCTTGCATTCCAGAGATACAGACCTGTTGATTAACGTCCTGCAAGAACTAAAAGCCATCGGCAATACAGTGGTAGTAGTGGAGCATGATGAAGAAATAATACGTGCAGCAGACTATATAATAGACATAGGCCCTAAGGCAGGACGCCTGGGAGGAGAAGTCGTATATCAAGGAGATGTCGATGGACTTCGCAAGCATACCGACAGCTATACGGTACGCTATCTGAATGGAGAAGAGAAAATAGAAGTTCCGAAAATTCGCCGTAAATGGAACAATTACATTGAAGTGAAAGGGGCACGACAAAACAACCTTAAAAATATCAATGTAAAGTTTCCTTTGAATGTAATGACCGTAATAACAGGGGTGAGTGGCTCAGGAAAATCATCGCTGGTTACGGATGTGCTCTATACAGCATTAGAGCGTCATTATAAAGGAAAAGGAGACCAAATCGTACAATACAATGGACTGGAAGGTGATCTCAACTTGATAAAAGAAATCGAAATGGTCGATCAAAACCCGATTGGCCGTTCGTCTCGTTCAAATCCGGTTACATATATCAAGGCTTACGATGAAATACGAAAACTCTTTGCCGAGCAACCGCTTGCCAAACAGATGCATTTTACTCCCGCTTATTTCTCTTTCAATGTAGAGGGGGGAAGGTGCGAAGAGTGTGCCGGTGAAGGCAAGATTCTGGTAGAGATGCAATTCATGGCAGATGTCATGCTCGAATGTGAAGTATGTAAAGGACGAAGATTTAAACAGGATATACTCGATGTACAATACAGAGGCGTAAATATCTATGAGGTATTGGAAATGACAATCGATCAGGCGATCGAATTCTTTGAAGGGGGAAAAGGCAATACCGAAAAGAAAATAGTGAAACGCCTGAAACCGCTACAAGACGTGGGTCTAGGTTATGTCAAACTAGGTCAGTCTTCTTCCTCTCTGTCGGGAGGAGAAAATCAGCGGGTAAAGCTTGCGTTCCATTTAGCCGATGAGAAGCCGGAACCGACTTTCTTTATTTTTGACGAGCCAACCACAGGTCTTCACTTCCATGATATAAAAACATTACTGAAAGCCTTCGATTCTATGATTAAAAGAGGGCATACAATAGTGATTATAGAACACAACATGGATGTAATTAAATATGCCGATCATATCATTGATATTGGCCCTGAAGGAGGAAAAGACGGTGGAAACATTGTTTGCGAAGGCACACCCGAACAAGTGGTTGAATGCAAAGAATCTTATACAGGTCGCTTCTTGAAAGAAAAATTGAACCAATAA
- a CDS encoding arsenate reductase family protein — translation MTTTLFLQYPKCSTCQKAAKWLKENNVEVNSRDITKENPSKAELSEWIKKSGLPISRFFNTSGRIYKENNLKDKVKSASQEELIDILSSDGMVVKRPIVVGKDFVLVGFNEEEWIQKLK, via the coding sequence ATGACAACAACACTCTTTTTACAATACCCTAAATGCAGTACTTGCCAAAAAGCCGCTAAATGGCTTAAAGAAAATAATGTAGAAGTAAATAGCAGAGACATTACCAAAGAAAACCCGTCGAAGGCAGAATTGTCTGAATGGATAAAGAAAAGCGGACTTCCTATTTCCAGATTTTTCAATACTTCAGGGAGGATCTATAAAGAGAATAATCTCAAAGATAAGGTGAAATCAGCATCGCAAGAAGAATTAATAGACATACTATCTTCTGACGGAATGGTAGTAAAACGTCCGATTGTAGTAGGAAAAGATTTTGTTTTGGTCGGATTTAATGAGGAAGAATGGATTCAGAAGCTGAAATAA
- a CDS encoding bifunctional nuclease family protein: MENKIKLSVLGFSFNQSQSGTYGLVLAEEDGLRRLMIVIGTPEAQSIAFKLQGSIPPRPLTHDLFQTLLAQLGILLLEVNIYKYEDGVFFSKMILRQGTEIIEIESRTSDAIAIALRTKSPVYTSEIIMQEQAVVFDDNTSEDNASENEKDNLALDYSLLNEEELESLLKDAIDGEDYELASLLRDELLKKKDDPK, encoded by the coding sequence ATGGAAAACAAAATAAAACTATCTGTGCTTGGCTTTTCTTTCAACCAGTCTCAATCCGGAACGTATGGACTAGTATTGGCTGAAGAAGATGGGTTACGCCGCTTAATGATCGTTATAGGAACACCTGAAGCCCAATCTATCGCTTTCAAACTACAGGGGTCAATCCCTCCTCGTCCATTAACACATGATCTCTTTCAGACTTTATTGGCACAGCTTGGTATTCTACTGCTCGAGGTGAATATTTACAAATATGAAGATGGTGTATTTTTCTCTAAAATGATACTGCGCCAGGGAACAGAAATAATAGAAATAGAATCACGAACATCGGACGCAATAGCAATTGCCTTAAGAACCAAATCACCGGTATATACCTCCGAAATTATTATGCAAGAACAGGCGGTTGTATTTGATGACAATACGTCGGAAGATAATGCGTCGGAAAACGAAAAAGATAATTTGGCACTGGATTATTCCTTATTAAACGAAGAAGAATTGGAGAGCCTTCTTAAAGATGCTATTGACGGAGAAGACTACGAACTGGCATCCTTGCTCCGAGACGAATTACTTAAGAAAAAAGATGACCCTAAGTAA
- the gmk gene encoding guanylate kinase — MGKLIIFSAPSGAGKSTIVNYLLSQNLNLRFSISATSRLPRGEEKHGVEYYFHTPEEFRQKIENNEFLEYEEVYKDKFYGTLKAEVQRIFDNGGNVIFDVDVVGGCNIKKYYGEKALSIFVEPPSISELRNRLISRGTDSPEIIEARVAKAEYEMTFASHFDVIIKNDNLEEAKAKALKVVKEFLAT, encoded by the coding sequence ATGGGCAAATTAATCATCTTTTCGGCTCCTTCGGGTGCAGGCAAATCAACTATTGTAAACTACTTGCTTTCGCAAAATTTAAACCTCCGGTTTTCTATCTCGGCCACAAGCCGTTTGCCTCGCGGAGAAGAAAAACATGGAGTAGAATATTACTTTCATACACCCGAAGAGTTTCGTCAGAAAATTGAGAATAACGAATTCCTTGAATACGAAGAAGTATACAAAGATAAATTCTATGGAACGCTAAAAGCCGAAGTCCAAAGAATCTTTGATAATGGCGGCAATGTAATCTTCGATGTCGATGTGGTAGGAGGATGTAACATAAAGAAATACTACGGAGAGAAGGCGCTGTCTATATTTGTAGAACCGCCATCTATCAGTGAATTACGCAACCGACTGATAAGCAGAGGAACCGATTCTCCCGAGATAATAGAGGCACGGGTAGCAAAAGCAGAATATGAAATGACCTTCGCTTCTCACTTTGATGTCATTATCAAGAATGACAATCTGGAAGAGGCAAAGGCAAAAGCATTAAAAGTAGTAAAAGAATTTCTTGCAACATGA
- a CDS encoding translocation/assembly module TamB domain-containing protein gives MEEIDQNTHIKEELPKKKSLIKKFFKILMYIVLSLIGLNILLYVLLSIPFVQQKVANYAVDILKNTLKTEVSIDEVRLSLFNHATLNGIYIEDQAKDTLLYAKHLDVKLSPWQLIKSNTLAITSISLDDFLINVNKKDSVSDFNFQFIIDAFSGDTVKADTTKSTLKIVITDVDIKNGRLNYDVLSDSVTPHLFNASHISLYDLNINLDLNSIDPDRLDIALNNLSAKEMTGLEIKTLEGQLYSDKSQLWVDNLSLNLPNSHLRADKVRYNLSTSEFEVQTESAEISPIDLLSFLPQLKFLKNNIILSTTIKGTLPAVNVENINIAYGNDALLEAKASISNYERYGSADIFLSIDKFKASTSAVTSFARVGDSTFIAPDIFRELGDLYLKGNVKGQLSKFKLDAEAWCRQGAITAKASGGADSIFSRFNVAATLNTQNFNLGKLLGDTLGLKRLSAKIDVRARQAEKGPLVAQLQGEIASIQYGKDTYRNIPFDAYYNASEMGASANINSPVGKVYAKASMTQARVPDINLRLKVDTLHIDRFYKDENWVNPRLSLVLEGSMKGLDIDQMEGKAVIDSLNLYDANFNFKPGKFTLEMGKRTENDKFIKLTSSLLTANIDGQYKFTSLSDEFSELMNKYLPAVFPKVRRVKKDQNNFTFNLTANNTEELGRILSLPVDVIEPASISGRINTIDNVITAKGNIPYVKFGEYDIKSTTIDVINLDSAFNISAGSDILMQKGMYSLALNVRGANNVMRSVVNVMSDKTNIDIGGKVDVLAQFSRDDKNELLSYLKVSPSDIMIDKLALNLLPAEVWNKGERTEVHNLGIGVNKKKYIGLNGVISKEVGDSLNIDFNHAEIGELLEAFDIKNIRGCIHGNVLMTKMLDQPELYTRNLEIGDIVIFADTLGTMTVDSHWSDSYGGVRLDAILAKGDKTFAEVDGTVYTNQDSLDLQVRMQQMPLRWMQPFVADMLNKIDGSISTNLMIEGSTKAPKVRGFLGFNDTQIGVDYTNVVYTISDTIRVSPDKIGFDNLTLKDSRGNTANVNATLTHKNFGDMKYQLDMRMDKLMVLDTEHRTDSLFYGRVFASGQVKITGDEKNINLDMQIKNDKNSTLNILLPQRSEASDYKSIVYINVPEERLKNTIGNIVKDAPLPIKLRVRLDVTPDINLGIVIDPLTGDQMHAKGAGRIDFTYDMQSENMFAYGDYTLSDGSVRLNLQGIKKLDFKIQDGSKLNFTGDPLKTKFNITAYRRVRANLNTLDNSFALNGSTTKVDVDCILKITGNIDKMDVSYNISLPGADDDTRQRINSLISTDEQRVRQFASLVATGSFYSSMGNSGVNFTNSLWSSLASSTLSAGLTALVGNMLGDKWQIGANVESDDGSLSNMDMSVNLSRKFLDDRLTFNTNLGMRTDHATSADNSFIGDFDLEYQLSSLWTLKAYSHMNNQFYRQAPTTQGVGIEYSKEAATLKRLFQSFKPRRRRVQQQQIENGAAQTPLPSDSTQVKVEQQPIINEQKKKQ, from the coding sequence ATGGAGGAAATAGACCAGAATACTCATATAAAGGAAGAATTACCGAAGAAGAAAAGCTTGATAAAGAAGTTTTTTAAAATTCTGATGTATATAGTTCTATCGCTGATAGGACTTAATATTCTTCTTTATGTACTTCTTTCTATTCCTTTTGTTCAGCAGAAAGTTGCTAACTATGCGGTAGATATTCTAAAAAATACACTCAAAACAGAAGTTTCCATCGATGAAGTTCGCCTTAGCCTGTTCAATCATGCAACCCTAAATGGCATATATATAGAAGATCAGGCAAAAGACACATTGCTCTATGCCAAACACTTGGATGTAAAGCTAAGTCCGTGGCAATTAATTAAGAGCAATACACTAGCCATTACAAGTATAAGCCTCGATGATTTTCTTATCAACGTTAATAAAAAGGATAGTGTTAGCGATTTCAATTTTCAGTTTATTATAGATGCTTTTTCGGGAGATACGGTTAAGGCAGATACAACAAAAAGTACACTGAAGATTGTCATCACGGATGTTGATATAAAAAATGGCAGGCTGAATTATGATGTTCTTTCCGACTCGGTAACGCCCCACCTATTCAATGCTTCTCATATCTCATTATACGATCTGAATATTAATCTCGATCTGAATTCTATTGACCCTGATAGATTGGATATTGCATTAAATAATCTTTCGGCGAAAGAAATGACCGGTCTTGAAATTAAAACGCTGGAGGGACAGCTCTATTCGGATAAATCGCAACTTTGGGTAGATAATTTATCTTTAAACCTACCTAATTCGCATCTCAGAGCCGATAAAGTGAGGTATAACTTATCCACGTCCGAATTTGAAGTTCAAACAGAGAGTGCTGAGATATCTCCGATTGACTTATTGTCTTTTCTTCCTCAGTTGAAGTTTCTAAAGAATAATATTATTCTCTCTACGACTATTAAAGGAACATTACCTGCCGTAAATGTTGAAAATATAAATATTGCTTATGGCAATGATGCATTATTAGAAGCAAAGGCTTCAATCTCAAATTATGAGAGATATGGAAGTGCCGATATTTTCCTTTCGATCGATAAATTCAAGGCTTCTACCTCGGCTGTCACTTCTTTTGCGAGAGTTGGAGATTCTACTTTTATAGCTCCTGACATATTCAGGGAGCTTGGAGATCTTTACCTGAAAGGAAATGTAAAGGGACAATTGAGCAAGTTTAAGCTAGATGCTGAGGCTTGGTGTCGTCAGGGAGCTATCACGGCGAAGGCAAGCGGAGGAGCAGATAGTATATTTTCACGCTTCAATGTTGCTGCAACATTAAATACCCAGAACTTCAATCTAGGCAAATTGCTGGGAGATACTTTGGGGTTGAAGCGTTTATCTGCTAAGATAGATGTGAGAGCAAGACAGGCAGAAAAAGGGCCACTGGTAGCACAGCTGCAAGGTGAAATTGCATCTATACAGTATGGAAAAGATACTTATCGAAATATTCCTTTCGATGCTTATTATAATGCTTCAGAAATGGGAGCATCGGCAAATATAAATTCTCCCGTAGGGAAAGTATATGCAAAGGCAAGTATGACCCAAGCACGAGTGCCCGACATTAATCTGAGACTGAAAGTAGACACCCTGCATATCGATCGCTTCTATAAAGATGAAAACTGGGTTAATCCACGTTTATCCCTTGTGCTGGAAGGAAGTATGAAAGGGTTGGATATAGATCAGATGGAGGGAAAAGCTGTAATTGACAGTCTTAATCTGTACGATGCTAATTTTAATTTCAAGCCTGGAAAGTTTACATTGGAAATGGGTAAAAGGACAGAGAATGATAAATTTATAAAACTGACATCTTCTCTTCTTACCGCTAATATTGATGGACAATATAAATTCACGTCTCTTTCGGACGAGTTTTCTGAATTGATGAATAAGTACCTTCCGGCAGTTTTCCCAAAAGTAAGAAGGGTAAAAAAAGATCAGAATAATTTCACTTTCAATCTAACGGCGAATAACACCGAAGAACTGGGTCGGATATTATCACTGCCTGTTGATGTTATTGAACCTGCAAGCATAAGCGGGAGGATAAATACAATAGATAATGTAATCACCGCCAAAGGAAATATTCCATATGTCAAATTTGGAGAATATGATATAAAAAGTACGACCATTGATGTAATTAATCTTGACTCTGCTTTTAATATTTCCGCCGGAAGTGACATTCTTATGCAAAAAGGTATGTATTCATTGGCCTTAAATGTCAGGGGGGCAAATAATGTAATGCGTTCTGTGGTCAATGTAATGAGTGATAAAACGAATATAGATATTGGCGGGAAAGTAGATGTATTAGCACAGTTTAGCAGAGATGACAAGAATGAATTACTCTCTTATCTGAAGGTCAGCCCGTCTGATATAATGATAGATAAGCTGGCTCTAAATCTACTTCCGGCAGAAGTCTGGAATAAAGGAGAGCGTACCGAAGTTCACAATTTGGGAATAGGTGTCAACAAGAAAAAATACATCGGATTGAACGGAGTTATTTCCAAAGAAGTAGGGGATAGCTTGAATATTGATTTCAACCATGCTGAGATAGGGGAATTGTTAGAAGCATTTGACATAAAAAATATCCGAGGATGTATACATGGAAATGTACTGATGACAAAAATGCTTGATCAACCTGAACTCTATACACGTAATCTGGAAATAGGAGATATTGTAATATTCGCAGATACCTTGGGAACAATGACTGTAGATAGCCATTGGAGTGATAGCTACGGAGGGGTAAGGTTAGATGCTATATTGGCAAAAGGAGATAAAACTTTTGCCGAGGTAGATGGTACAGTATATACCAATCAGGATTCTCTCGATTTGCAAGTCAGAATGCAGCAAATGCCACTCAGATGGATGCAGCCATTTGTTGCCGATATGCTAAACAAGATAGATGGAAGTATCAGCACCAATCTGATGATAGAAGGATCGACTAAAGCTCCTAAAGTTCGGGGATTTCTCGGGTTTAACGATACTCAGATAGGAGTGGATTATACGAATGTAGTTTATACCATATCCGATACTATACGTGTTAGTCCCGATAAGATAGGGTTTGATAATCTTACCTTAAAAGATAGTCGAGGAAATACGGCTAATGTAAATGCTACGTTAACTCACAAGAATTTTGGAGATATGAAGTATCAGCTTGATATGCGGATGGATAAGCTGATGGTACTAGATACCGAGCATCGCACAGACAGCTTGTTTTATGGGCGGGTTTTTGCATCCGGGCAGGTGAAAATAACTGGTGATGAAAAGAATATAAATTTGGATATGCAGATAAAGAATGATAAAAATTCAACTCTGAATATTCTATTGCCTCAGCGATCAGAAGCTTCTGATTACAAGAGTATTGTTTATATAAATGTTCCCGAAGAAAGATTGAAAAACACGATTGGTAATATCGTGAAAGACGCCCCTCTTCCTATTAAGTTGAGAGTCAGGCTCGATGTGACGCCGGATATTAATCTGGGGATAGTTATTGATCCGCTTACAGGAGATCAAATGCATGCCAAAGGAGCAGGACGAATAGATTTTACATATGATATGCAGAGTGAAAATATGTTTGCGTATGGAGACTATACACTGAGTGACGGCTCTGTTCGGCTAAATCTGCAAGGAATAAAAAAGCTTGACTTTAAGATACAGGATGGTAGTAAGCTCAACTTTACAGGAGATCCTTTGAAGACGAAGTTTAATATAACCGCTTATCGGAGAGTAAGAGCCAACTTGAATACTTTGGACAATAGCTTTGCCCTTAATGGAAGCACAACCAAGGTAGATGTTGATTGTATTCTTAAAATAACGGGCAATATAGATAAGATGGATGTGTCTTATAATATTAGCCTTCCGGGTGCTGATGACGACACAAGACAGAGGATAAACAGCTTGATTAGTACCGATGAGCAAAGGGTGCGACAGTTTGCGTCCTTAGTTGCCACGGGATCATTCTATTCAAGTATGGGAAATAGTGGTGTTAACTTCACAAATAGCTTGTGGTCGTCACTTGCTTCCAGTACCCTTTCGGCAGGATTGACGGCATTGGTGGGTAACATGCTGGGCGATAAGTGGCAAATAGGGGCCAATGTAGAATCTGATGACGGCTCATTATCGAATATGGACATGAGTGTGAATCTTTCTCGTAAATTCTTGGACGATAGATTGACCTTTAATACAAACTTGGGAATGCGTACAGATCATGCAACATCTGCTGACAATTCTTTTATTGGCGACTTTGATTTAGAATATCAATTAAGCTCTTTGTGGACTCTCAAGGCGTATAGCCATATGAATAATCAGTTTTATCGTCAAGCACCTACTACGCAAGGGGTAGGGATAGAGTACAGTAAAGAGGCTGCAACATTGAAGCGCTTGTTCCAATCTTTCAAGCCGAGAAGGCGTAGGGTACAGCAGCAACAGATAGAAAATGGAGCCGCACAAACACCATTGCCCAGCGATTCGACACAGGTAAAAGTAGAACAGCAACCTATTATAAATGAACAAAAAAAGAAACAGTAA